The Rouxiella sp. WC2420 region ATTGCCGGAGGGCTGCTGGCAATAATCCTCGCGTCGTTATATTTGCTCTTGCTGAACTCTTTGGTGGCACGGTCAATGATATCAAACGAAGTATTTGCTCCAGAGGTGCGATCGTCCCAGTCAGCCAGGCGCACAAACATACGTGCGACGTTTTGCCCGTTACCACCCGGCCCTGAGCCGATGGTTGAGAACACCGACAGCACGTCTTTTTTCTCGTGGGTCAGGAAATATTGTTCAACCCGAGACACCACATGGGTGGTTTGCGCCATGGTCGAACCAGGCGGTAGCTGGATTTGTACGGTGAAAACGCCACGGTCTTCCTGTGGCAGGAAAGAGGTTGGTAGTTTAACGAACATAAAACCCAGGGCCACGACCAGCAGCAGATACACCAACATGTAGCGGAAGCCGTGATGCAAGATGCGACCAACGCCGTGCTCATAGCGACGGGCGTTTTTATCAAACATGCGGTTAAACCAGCCGAAAAATCCGCGTTTTCCGTGATGATGACCCTTGGCGATCGGTTTTAAAATCGTGGAACACAGTGCCGGGGTCAGGGTCAGTGCGACAAACACGGAAAGCACCATCGCGGCAACAATGGTCACCGAGAACTGACGGTAAATCGCCCCGGTGGTGCCGCCAAAAAACGCCATTGGCACGAATACCGCCGACAGCACCATGGTGATCCCCACCAGCGCACTCTGAATTTGCCCCATCGATTTGCGTGTCGCGTCGCGCGGGCTGAGTCCTTCCTCACTCATGACCCTTTCAACGTTTTCAACCACCACGATGGCGTCATCGACCAGCAACCCGATTGCCAGCACCATCGCGAACATCGTCAAGGTATTGATACTGTAACCAAGCTGATGCAGCACCACGAAAGTCCCCAGCAAAACCACCGGTACGGCAATGGTCGGGATAAGCGTGGCGCGGAAGTTTTGCAGGAACAGATACATCACTAAAAATACCAGCACGATAGCTTCAAACAGCGTTTTCACTACGTCGGTGATTGCCGCTTTGACAAACGGGGTAGTTTCATAGGCAATTTCGGTTTTTAGCCCGTGCGGGAAATACTGCGAAAGTTCTTTAATCTTGGCTCGCACGGCGGTATCGGTTTGCAGTTCATTGGCGCCAGAAGCCAGCTGCACCCCCATCCCGGAAGCCGGTTGGCCGTTATAGCGGCTGTCGAAGTTATAGTTTTCGGCACCGAGTCCAACGGTAGCAACCTGACCCAGAGTCACGTCCGAACCGTCGGCGTTTACCCGCAACGTAATATCGCGAAACTGCTGCGGCGTTTGCAGCTGTGACTGGGCGTTGACCGTGGCGTTCAGCGCCTGCTGGTCCACCGCTGGCGTACCGCCCAGCTGGCCCACGGCGACCTGACTGTTCTGGTTTTCAATCGCGGTAACGACGTCAGAAGTGGTCAGGCTGTAGTTGTTGAGCTTGTTGGGGTCCAGCCAGATACGCATTGCGTACTGCGTGCCATAGGCGTTGATGGTGCCGACGCCGTCAACGCGGCTGATCGGGTCTTGAAGATTCGAGGCGACATAGTCGGAGATATCCTGCTTGCTCATACTGCCGTCGGTCGACACAAAAGCAACCATCATCAGGTTGGTATCACCGGTTTTTGATACGGTTACCCCCTGACTTTGCACCGTTTGCGGCAGGCGTTTCAGCGCCTGTTGCAGCTGGTTTTGTACCTGTTGCAAGGCCTCGTTCGGGTCAGTGCCTGCCACAAAACTCAGGGTAATCTGTGCCTTACCGTCATTACTGCTCTGCGACGACATATACATCAGGTTATCGAGGCCGGTCATGTTCTGCTCGATTATCTGCGTCACGGTATTTTCTACAATCGTGGCCGACGCCCCCGGATATTGGGCGGTAATACGGACGTTAGGCGGCGCAAGAGCAGGATATTGCTCAACCGGCAGGTCATAAATGGCCAAAGCCCCTGCCAGAGAAATGATGATCGCCAATACCCAGGCAAAAATTGGGCGATCGATAAAGAAGTTAGCCATGTCTCACAAACCTCGTAATCATGCTCTAACCTCTGTCTTTCAGCTTCGATGTGCCGCAACGTGAAACCCAGAAGTTATAAGCGATGATTAACATCAGGAAATAATAAAAGATCTTTTCTAATAAATTAGCCTACTTTTATGTCACCACATCCTGGTGGTTGCGCAATTTTTTGCAACACTTGCTTGCGGATTAGTGTCACGATCAGGCTAAAAAAGAGGCCTGTACGCCTGAGCACTTTACCTTTAATCACCGGTAAAAACGTGGAGAAAAAAAGGAGATGTTGTAAAAAAGCTTGCTACGAAGGTGTTTACTTCTTTGACAGACTCAAATGACTCAGTTATTTAAGAAAGTAACAATGTATTCATAAAAACTATTTACTCATAAAAATAAGCAGAGAGTAGAACTATGCTGAATTCCGTTTTTGCCCGTCGGCTGTATTTATGTTGGTTGATTGAAAATAATGAGCGCCCTAATGTCCCAAATTTAATGGCGCTAAGCGGTTGGCCGCGACGGACACTGCAGGACGTATTAAAGGCGTTGCCGGGAATGGGGGTAGAGCTTAATTTTATTCAGCAGGGCGTGCGAAACAACGATGGTTATTACCAGATTGCCCACTGGGGTCCGTTGAACCCGCAGTGGATAGCCAGTCATCGCGAGCAGATCCTCGCGGCTATCGATTCCCAGGGGTAAGCCTGATAATCGCGTTTAGGCCCTGGACTCGAGAAATATTACCGTTGCGGCTACGCGAGAGCGGACATCAAGCTTGCGTAGCACGTTGCGAATATGCACCTTGACGGTTTCTTCTGAAATAGACAGTTCGCGAGCGACTTCTTTATTCGACTGTCCTTTAGCCACCTCGTTCAGTACGCAGGTTTCCCGGTCAGTTAACTTCTCCAGGGGGTTTACCTTATTATTTTCGGCCACCACTGAATTTTGCATTTCCTCGCTCAGATAGTTATTACCCTGAGCCGTCAGCTGAATTTGCTCAAGTAAATACTCGGGCTTACTGTCTTTGAGCAGATAGGCGTCGGCACCGGCGTTGATCAGGTTGGCGATATCACAAGGAGAGTCCGAAAAGGTCAGAATAATGATTTTTGCGGCACAACCTTCGGCGCGTAGGGCGTTTAGCGTCTCAAGCCCGGACATATCCGGCATATTAAGATCGAGAATAATCAGGTCAAGGTCGGTCATTCTTGCTGCCGCAAGGGCTTCAATACCCCCATTGGCCGTCGCCACTACATGCAGATTCGGCGAAAGCCCCAGCATCTGCTCTACGGCACGGATCATCAGTGGATGATCATCGACAATCATGACTTTATAATGTCTATCTAAAGAGTTGTTAAATAATGAGTTACTCGCTAGCGAGTGATGGGCCGATGAGAGATAAGCCGCCGAATGATTATCTGAGGATTGCTTATTTGTGGTACTGAAAGTCGCCGCGGATTTAGTAAAAAACGCAGGATATTGATCTGCCATGCTATTGCTCCCTTTTAGCTACTGCCTTCATCCATTATCAAGAGCATACTGGCTATATAATATTTATCAATATTAGGTTCATTCGTAGTTAATGTTCCTTACGTAATCTTTGCAGTGCATTTAGTATTAAGACTCCTGTTATTCACCTAGAGGCGCTATGACTGTCAAAATCGAAATTATCAAAGATAAATTGCTGTCCGATAACTGGTTCACGCTGCGTAATTACAGCTACGTGCTGGAAAAAAAAGACGGCAGTAAGATTGAGCATAAACGCGAGGTCTATGACCGTGGCAATGGCGCGACAATTTTGCTGTATAACCGCAATAAACAAACAGTGCTGCTGGTTCGCCAGTTCCGGATGCCTATTTATCTTAACGGCAACACTAACGGCATGTTGATTGAAACCTGTGCCGGCCTGCTTGATGACGATTCGCCGGAAGACTGCATCCGCAAAGAGGCGATTGAAGAGACGGGCTATCAGGTAGGTGCGGTCGCCAAACTGTTTGAGCTTTATATGTCACCCGGCGGTGTTACCGAGATTATTCATTTCTTTGCTGCGGAATATGACGATAGCAGGCGCGAAAATGATGGCGGCGGGGTTGAAGATGAAGATATCGAGGTGCTGGAAGTGCCATTCAGCCAGGCGCTGGAGATGATTAAAAATGGAGAAATCAAGGACGGTAAAGCGGTGATTTTGTTGCAGTATGCGCAAATAAACGGTCTGCTGGACTAAACTGCGTGACCGAATTCAAGGTTCGGTCACAGTAAGTTCCATTTATTGCGGTAGTGCCAGCGGCACGCCGCCCTGATGTTGACTGCGAGTGGACCAGGGTAAAACTGACCAGCTGGTTCCCTCACAGTCGCGCATTGCCCGCGCAAAAGAAGGGCCGAAATGGATACCTTTGGCGGTGAGATACCACGACGGGAAGTACCAAATCTCGGCATCGCTATAGTCACAGTCATCGTCACCCCTGGGCTTTTGCATCTCATGAGGATAAAGCTGTTTAAACTGCGTAATTAGCCACGGGGCAAAATTCTTTTCGCGATAGTTTGAATAATCGTCGAATCCCACGCTGTTGCTGTTTTGATCGGCGTGATCGTCAGCGTACATATAATGGAACGGCTTATCTTTACCAATCCACAAAATATCCTCCAACGACAGCGGGTTACCGGTTTTGGCATTAAGATTTAGCGGCGAGTCGCCAAAGTCTGGATGCGCACCGCCACAGCTGTAGCTGGTGGAAATTTTAACGCTGACCGCCGTGCTGGATAACAGCTCCGGCGTGACGGTTTGTTCGAATTCACCAGAGCCAAACTGGCTGGCACCCAGCATGCAGCTGTGGTAATCGATCACCTCTTGCCACAGTCGGGCGGTCAAATGCTGATTGATGGCGCTGAGTTGAGCCTCAGGATAACCGTCTGCCAGAGTAAACAACGAAATATTGGACTGCGGTTCGTGCCACCATTGCAGCTGGTGCCCCATAAAACTCTGCTGTTTGCCTTTCTTCAGCGACAGCTCGCTGAGGCGCAGGTACTCATAAGGTGAATCATGGATCAGTCGAGTCAGAAAGGCATCGGGATTGGTTTCAGGAAGCTTTGCCGGAGTCAATTCAATCGGCATGATTTTTCCCTGAGGATTTGACCAGGTTCCCTGCCAGCCTGATTTGCCATCGGATTGAAGTCTGAGAATAGGGCGAGGGGTGTCGTTGAAGTCATCCATTCCCTCCTGCAAACTTAAATCGCCGTCCTCCAGACTGCCATTGAGTGGCAGGTCGAGATGGTATTTTTGATAAAAGTACCGGCCGGTGATCGCTTCTGGCTTATTTAAGTCCAGCTCCATGACCACTGCAGAGGTGCCGATAGTTCCGGTCAGCACCACAGGAGGCTCTTCCGCCATCGCGGAGGTAGAGAGCAGTGAAAGCATCAACAGGATTATTTTTGTTTTAATTTTTAGTAAACCAAAGTCGTTACCTTTCGCCATCCCTAATGCACCTTTTAAATATATGACTGCTGCTCACAGTAGAATATCAGCTTCGATTGTGCTTAAGCGTATAACAGCGCAACAAAACGTGTTTATGACACGACACCTGTAACTATTTCATTGTCCTGCGTCAGTATCGCAGCCAGTTTGTTTTTCATTCAAGCTATCCATTGCTGTTTACAGGTAAAAAAATGATGCTTTTCAAGCAGAGTCTTTGCACAGCTTAGGTTAATATCTAAAGGTTTACTTCGTAAAAGAGCTGAAATGTAATGACACCCAATTGGATGGCCACACCGCTGCTGTTGCTGGCAACTTTGTTAACCGGCTACGCGCATGCTGATCCGCTGCAACGAATCTACAACGATTGGCAGGTCAGTTGCGACAACATAAACCGCTGTTCGGCGAGAAGTTCGCAAGACAGCCAAGGCTTAGTGCTGCAATTAACCCGTGATGCCGGTCCCGAGGGCAAGGCCAGCGTCAGTATCGACTATCAGCGTAACAGTGACGAGCAAAGCACCGATCCCGGGATTGCCAATCGTTTGATACTCAATGGCAAGGCTTTGACCTTTAACCGCCGTGAATGGGATGTCAGCAAGAAGCATGTAACTACCACCAATCGCCTGGTGGTTGATGATTTTGTGAATTCTATCCGCGACGGCAAAAGCATTCTACTGGGTGGCAAACTCGATGCTCAGCAAAGCACGCACCCGGCGATTTCTTTGAACGGCTTAAAAGCGGCCCTGCTGGCTATCGATCAGCAGCAGTCTCGCGAAGGCACTAAAACTGCCTGGGCC contains the following coding sequences:
- the acrD gene encoding multidrug efflux RND transporter permease AcrD gives rise to the protein MANFFIDRPIFAWVLAIIISLAGALAIYDLPVEQYPALAPPNVRITAQYPGASATIVENTVTQIIEQNMTGLDNLMYMSSQSSNDGKAQITLSFVAGTDPNEALQQVQNQLQQALKRLPQTVQSQGVTVSKTGDTNLMMVAFVSTDGSMSKQDISDYVASNLQDPISRVDGVGTINAYGTQYAMRIWLDPNKLNNYSLTTSDVVTAIENQNSQVAVGQLGGTPAVDQQALNATVNAQSQLQTPQQFRDITLRVNADGSDVTLGQVATVGLGAENYNFDSRYNGQPASGMGVQLASGANELQTDTAVRAKIKELSQYFPHGLKTEIAYETTPFVKAAITDVVKTLFEAIVLVFLVMYLFLQNFRATLIPTIAVPVVLLGTFVVLHQLGYSINTLTMFAMVLAIGLLVDDAIVVVENVERVMSEEGLSPRDATRKSMGQIQSALVGITMVLSAVFVPMAFFGGTTGAIYRQFSVTIVAAMVLSVFVALTLTPALCSTILKPIAKGHHHGKRGFFGWFNRMFDKNARRYEHGVGRILHHGFRYMLVYLLLVVALGFMFVKLPTSFLPQEDRGVFTVQIQLPPGSTMAQTTHVVSRVEQYFLTHEKKDVLSVFSTIGSGPGGNGQNVARMFVRLADWDDRTSGANTSFDIIDRATKEFSKSKYNDARIIASSPPAINGLGNSSGFDMELEDHAGLGHAKLMAARDSLLDMAGKSPLLSRVRHNGLDDSPQLQIDIDQHKAQALGLSISEINSTLSTAWGSTYVNDFVDRGRVKKVYVQADAPFRMLPDDVNRWYVRNTTGTMVPFSAFTSSHWQTGSPRLERYNGASSLEIVGEAAKGVSSGASMDEMEKLVAKLPTGIGLEWTGMSYQERLSGSQAPALYAISLLVVFLCLAALYESWSIPFSVMLVVPLGVIGAVIATYLRGLENDVYFQVGMLTIIGLSAKNAILIVEFANDLNVRGKALLEATLEASRMRLRPILMTSLAFIFGVLPMATSQGAGSGSQHAVGTGVIGGMISATVLAIFFVPLFFVLVRRRFPGKHEHPTLINEIIETTPDP
- a CDS encoding helix-turn-helix domain-containing protein, whose product is MLNSVFARRLYLCWLIENNERPNVPNLMALSGWPRRTLQDVLKALPGMGVELNFIQQGVRNNDGYYQIAHWGPLNPQWIASHREQILAAIDSQG
- a CDS encoding response regulator; translated protein: MADQYPAFFTKSAATFSTTNKQSSDNHSAAYLSSAHHSLASNSLFNNSLDRHYKVMIVDDHPLMIRAVEQMLGLSPNLHVVATANGGIEALAAARMTDLDLIILDLNMPDMSGLETLNALRAEGCAAKIIILTFSDSPCDIANLINAGADAYLLKDSKPEYLLEQIQLTAQGNNYLSEEMQNSVVAENNKVNPLEKLTDRETCVLNEVAKGQSNKEVARELSISEETVKVHIRNVLRKLDVRSRVAATVIFLESRA
- the nudK gene encoding GDP-mannose pyrophosphatase NudK, giving the protein MTVKIEIIKDKLLSDNWFTLRNYSYVLEKKDGSKIEHKREVYDRGNGATILLYNRNKQTVLLVRQFRMPIYLNGNTNGMLIETCAGLLDDDSPEDCIRKEAIEETGYQVGAVAKLFELYMSPGGVTEIIHFFAAEYDDSRRENDGGGVEDEDIEVLEVPFSQALEMIKNGEIKDGKAVILLQYAQINGLLD